A region from the Lolium perenne isolate Kyuss_39 chromosome 4, Kyuss_2.0, whole genome shotgun sequence genome encodes:
- the LOC127294500 gene encoding magnesium/proton exchanger 1 isoform X1 yields the protein MGSTAPSCDAYLFFHGETLLPNGLRAFLCTAALAYCFIGLSAITARFFKSMESITNHSREIVTVDPQTNTPIVKQEKVWNYTIADIALLAFGTSFPQISLATIDAIRNLGQLTAGGLGPGTLVGSAAFDLFPIHAVCVIMPRGGSMKKISDLGVWLVELFWSFWAYVWLYIILEVWTPNVITLWEALITVLQYGLLLVHAYAQDKRWPYVSIPLVRGERPEDWVPAEGASVDYDKNCDETSDILPSQNNDIADIFSIHSYNDAGYHHVPEKDIEESSKRELVAKNTHDDTCWLSIWRQQFLEAVILESPEQRKINSVCLRFIIICWTSIIAPWKILFAFVPPYQIAHGWIAFIFSLIFISGIAYGVTKITDQISCVTGVNPYVIAFTALAAGTSWPDLVASKIAAERQVTADSAIANITCSNSVNIYVGIGFPWLIDTLYNYFVYREPLYIDNAAGLSFSLLVFFATSFGCIVVLVLRRILIGAELGGPRLWAWVTSSYFMVLWVVFVVLSSLKVSGVI from the exons ATGGGAAGTACTGCTCCGTCATGCGATGCTTACCTGTTTTTCCATGGTGAAACTCTACTTCCAAATGGTCTCCGTGCTTTCCTTTGTACTGCTGCCCTCGCATACTGTTTTATTGGTTTATCTGCGATCACTGCCCGGTTCTTCAAGTCGATGGAGAGTATCACAAACCACTCTCGTGAGATTGTCACAGTTGATCCACAAACGAATACGCCTATAGTGAAGCAGGAGAAGGTTTGGAACTACACTATAGCAGACATTGCTCTGCTTGCTTTCGGTACCAGCTTTCCCCAGATCTCCCTTGCAACGATCGATGCAATCCGTAATCTAGGTCAACTAACAGCAGGAG GTTTAGGTCCGGGTACCCTTGTGGGTTCTGCTGCCTTCGATCTTTTCCCGATCCATGCTGTCTGTGTGATTATGCCAAGGGGGGGCTCTATGAAAAAGATTTCGGATTTGGGTGTTTGGTTAGTTGAGCTGTTTTGGTCATTCTGGGCGTACGTTTGGCTGTATATTATATTAGAG GTGTGGACACCTAACGTGATTACCCTCTGGGAGGCCTTGATAACAGTCTTGCAGTATGGATTGCTTTTGGTTCATGCATATGCACAGGATAAGCGGTGGCCATATGTCTCAATCCCTTT GGTAAGAGGTGAGAGACCTGAAGATTGGGTTCCAGCAGAAGGTGCTTCAGTTGATTATGACAAAAACTGTGATGAGACAAGTGATATACTTCCTAGCCAGAATAATGATATTGCTGATATATTCTCCATACATTCTTACAATGATGCAG GGTATCATCATGTTCCAGAAAAGGATATAGAGGAATCGTCAAAAAGGGAGCTTGTAGCAAAGAACACACATGACGATACCTGCTGGCTTTCCATTTGGCGGCAACAATTTCTTGAAGCTGTAATA TTGGAGAGTCCTGAGCAAAGGAAGATAAATTCTGTCTGCTTGAGATTCATCATAATATGTTGGACCTCGATCATTGCACCTTGGAAAATATTGTTTGCTTTTGTGCCACCATATCAAATTGCACATGGCTGGATCGCTTTTATTTTCTCCCTGATCTTCATAAGTGGTATTGCCTACGGGGTTACCAAGATTACAGATCAGATAAGCTGCGTCACAG GAGTAAACCCATATGTTATAGCATTCACAGCACTGGCTGCTGGAACCTCGTGGCCAGATCTAGTTGCTAGCAAGATAGCTGCTGAGCGTCAAGTTACTGCAGACTCTGCAATAGCAAATATCACTTGCAG CAACTCGGTAAACATATATGTTGGCATTGGTTTCCCGTGGTTGATCGACACACTGTACAATTACTTTGTCTACCGGGAACCACTGTACATAGACAATGCTGCTGGTCTGAGCTTTTCCTTGCTGGTCTTCTTTGCAACATCGTTTGGGTGTATTGTGGTTTTGGTTCTGCGCCGCATTTTAATTGGTGCTGAGCTTGGGGGCCCTAGGCTGTGGGCGTGGGTCACATCGTCCTACTTCATGGTCCTTTGGGTTGTTTTTGTTGTACTTTCTTCTCTAAAGGTTTCTGGAGTAATATAA
- the LOC127294500 gene encoding magnesium/proton exchanger 1 isoform X2, with amino-acid sequence MGSTAPSCDAYLFFHGETLLPNGLRAFLCTAALAYCFIGLSAITARFFKSMESITNHSREIVTVDPQTNTPIVKQEKVWNYTIADIALLAFGTSFPQISLATIDAIRNLGQLTAGGLGPGTLVGSAAFDLFPIHAVCVIMPRGGSMKKISDLGVWLVELFWSFWAYVWLYIILEVWTPNVITLWEALITVLQYGLLLVHAYAQDKRWPYVSIPLVRGERPEDWVPAEGASVDYDKNCDETSDILPSQNNDIADIFSIHSYNDAGYHHVPEKDIEESSKRELVAKNTHDDTCWLSIWRQQFLEALESPEQRKINSVCLRFIIICWTSIIAPWKILFAFVPPYQIAHGWIAFIFSLIFISGIAYGVTKITDQISCVTGVNPYVIAFTALAAGTSWPDLVASKIAAERQVTADSAIANITCSNSVNIYVGIGFPWLIDTLYNYFVYREPLYIDNAAGLSFSLLVFFATSFGCIVVLVLRRILIGAELGGPRLWAWVTSSYFMVLWVVFVVLSSLKVSGVI; translated from the exons ATGGGAAGTACTGCTCCGTCATGCGATGCTTACCTGTTTTTCCATGGTGAAACTCTACTTCCAAATGGTCTCCGTGCTTTCCTTTGTACTGCTGCCCTCGCATACTGTTTTATTGGTTTATCTGCGATCACTGCCCGGTTCTTCAAGTCGATGGAGAGTATCACAAACCACTCTCGTGAGATTGTCACAGTTGATCCACAAACGAATACGCCTATAGTGAAGCAGGAGAAGGTTTGGAACTACACTATAGCAGACATTGCTCTGCTTGCTTTCGGTACCAGCTTTCCCCAGATCTCCCTTGCAACGATCGATGCAATCCGTAATCTAGGTCAACTAACAGCAGGAG GTTTAGGTCCGGGTACCCTTGTGGGTTCTGCTGCCTTCGATCTTTTCCCGATCCATGCTGTCTGTGTGATTATGCCAAGGGGGGGCTCTATGAAAAAGATTTCGGATTTGGGTGTTTGGTTAGTTGAGCTGTTTTGGTCATTCTGGGCGTACGTTTGGCTGTATATTATATTAGAG GTGTGGACACCTAACGTGATTACCCTCTGGGAGGCCTTGATAACAGTCTTGCAGTATGGATTGCTTTTGGTTCATGCATATGCACAGGATAAGCGGTGGCCATATGTCTCAATCCCTTT GGTAAGAGGTGAGAGACCTGAAGATTGGGTTCCAGCAGAAGGTGCTTCAGTTGATTATGACAAAAACTGTGATGAGACAAGTGATATACTTCCTAGCCAGAATAATGATATTGCTGATATATTCTCCATACATTCTTACAATGATGCAG GGTATCATCATGTTCCAGAAAAGGATATAGAGGAATCGTCAAAAAGGGAGCTTGTAGCAAAGAACACACATGACGATACCTGCTGGCTTTCCATTTGGCGGCAACAATTTCTTGAAGCT TTGGAGAGTCCTGAGCAAAGGAAGATAAATTCTGTCTGCTTGAGATTCATCATAATATGTTGGACCTCGATCATTGCACCTTGGAAAATATTGTTTGCTTTTGTGCCACCATATCAAATTGCACATGGCTGGATCGCTTTTATTTTCTCCCTGATCTTCATAAGTGGTATTGCCTACGGGGTTACCAAGATTACAGATCAGATAAGCTGCGTCACAG GAGTAAACCCATATGTTATAGCATTCACAGCACTGGCTGCTGGAACCTCGTGGCCAGATCTAGTTGCTAGCAAGATAGCTGCTGAGCGTCAAGTTACTGCAGACTCTGCAATAGCAAATATCACTTGCAG CAACTCGGTAAACATATATGTTGGCATTGGTTTCCCGTGGTTGATCGACACACTGTACAATTACTTTGTCTACCGGGAACCACTGTACATAGACAATGCTGCTGGTCTGAGCTTTTCCTTGCTGGTCTTCTTTGCAACATCGTTTGGGTGTATTGTGGTTTTGGTTCTGCGCCGCATTTTAATTGGTGCTGAGCTTGGGGGCCCTAGGCTGTGGGCGTGGGTCACATCGTCCTACTTCATGGTCCTTTGGGTTGTTTTTGTTGTACTTTCTTCTCTAAAGGTTTCTGGAGTAATATAA